From the genome of Candidatus Eremiobacteraceae bacterium:
TCGCGCAGAACACGTAGAAATGGAGCTCGTTGTTCATGTCGAGGTGCGCGTGGCCGAGCACGTGCTGCGGCCGCGGAATGCCCTGCAAGCCGTCATCGCCGCCGGTCACCGCGTTCCAACGCTCGCCGACGAAGTTGAGCACCTGGCCGACGGCCAGCATGATCATCGAGAAATAGATACCGGTGCTGCGCGGCACGATCGCTCGCGCGAGGACAAAGGCCAGCAGCATCGTGGCGGCGAGCGCAAGCAGCATCGAGGGCCAGAACGTCCAGCCGTGATTGAGGATCACAAATGCCGCGAAGTAACCGGCAAGGCCGACAAACGCCGCGTGCCCGAACGACAGCTCGCCCGTGTGGCCGTACAGCAGATTGAAACCGAGGGCGATCATGCCGAAGATCACCATATTGGTGGCCAGCGCGACGTTGCTCTTGAGCAGATGCTGCATCACCCACGGCAGGACGAGCAATACGAGCGCCCAGGCGATCAGCGGCACCAGGCCGTTCCAGCCGCTGCGCGGTCGCTGGACCGGTATCGTCGCCGCCATCAGTCGAACAGGCCTTCCGTGCCGAACAAGCCGCGCGGCCTGAT
Proteins encoded in this window:
- a CDS encoding branched-chain amino acid ABC transporter permease; protein product: MAATIPVQRPRSGWNGLVPLIAWALVLLVLPWVMQHLLKSNVALATNMVIFGMIALGFNLLYGHTGELSFGHAAFVGLAGYFAAFVILNHGWTFWPSMLLALAATMLLAFVLARAIVPRSTGIYFSMIMLAVGQVLNFVGERWNAVTGGDDGLQGIPRPQHVLGHAHLDMNNELHFYVFCAIVAWLLTLFMWRIIHSPFGAVLHAIRENRQRAEFLGFDVTRYKINSFVLSALLPAVGGVLLGYYNGAVNPGELNWTESGDIVMMTLLGGAPTFWGPILGAGLFKFMQQYISTYTQFWEGYIGIVFVGFVLFAPQGIWGLAETAWRSLRARRA